In Acetomicrobium sp. S15 = DSM 107314, the sequence TTGTTGGAGGGCCAAAGCGAGATGGCCGAGGTACTGTTGGGGTACCCCTTTATGATCAAAAGCAGGGTAACCCGTGGAAAGGGCCGCGGTCGACTTTTGGGCTTCCCCACGGCCAACCTAAAAATTCCTGCCGAAAAGATGATCCCCAAAAGGGGCGTCTATTGCGCCGCTGCTCGGGTCAATCGAAGATGGTGGGCGGGAGCCTTGAATATAGGCTTAAACCCCACCTTCGAAAAGGAGGATAAAAACATGAGCGTGGAGATCCACCTTCCCGACCTCGAGGGAGAACTTTACGGGCACGATGTGGCAGTCTTTCTGATCAAGCGTCTCCGCGACGAAAAAGCCTTCCCTTCGCCTCAAGCTCTGACCGAGCAGGTGAAAAAAGATATTGAAGAATGTTGCCGCCGTTACGAAGAATGGGCTTCAGCCTCGAGCGTTTTCATGAAGGAGTGGGCCGCAATTTTGGAAGAGGCGCCTTCACTTGGGTAGCCCGCACCTTCAGATGTGCATGGGACTAAATCTGACGTGGGCGCCGATGTCTATTTTTGCCAAAACAAAGCTGTGGCCAGGGAGAGCGACCGGCCGGCAGGGCGCCTGTGGGTTAAGAATGATGGGCGATGTATAATATCAAGCGTAAGATCTCAGTCTTGCCATGTAGGTGGAGGAATAGGTATGAGTTTGGATCCCTGGGGCCCGAGAATGCCCCGATGGTTTGTAAACGTGATGATGGTCTTGGCTGTGGCGGTCGTGGCGATGTGGGCCGTGAGAGCCTTCCTTTTCATGCGCTCCGGTCCGGGGAGTGCTTATTACAATGGCGGTTACAGATGGCACTTCGGATGGGGCATGTCCATGATGTTTTTGCCAGGTATGCTGTTTGCTGCTATTGTTATGGTGCTCTTGGGGGTGGGCCTGTGGTGGCTTTTGAACTCGCTTTTTTGGAGGAAATACTTTCCCACGAGTGCCCCTTATCCTCCTCCCCCTTTGACTCGAACCCCACAGGGCGGCAGCAACGCCTCGAGCACCACCTCAAGCAGAAGGGAAGAGCTAAAAAAGAGGCTCGATGCCCTGGAAGAGGCATTACTTTCGGGCCGCATCAGCGAGGAGACATATAAAGAGCTAAAAGGCAAATATGAGGCTGAGCTGTCGGGCCGAACATAAAGGTTATCGGAAGGTCTTTACGGCCTGCATCCGCTGCTTCGTATCGAGACGAGCCCTGCGATGAGTTTTTGGCAAAAGGGATTACCCTTTTTTGGTCAACCCCATCCAAACGAGATCGAAGTATCGCCCGTTCCTGTATACGACTTCCTTGAGCCTGCCTTCGACTTCAAATCCAACCTTCATGTAGCTCCTTATTGCCCTCTCGTTGAAACTGCAGACACAAAGGCAAGCTTTTCTCATGTTAAACTGGTCAAACGATATCTCTAAGAGTGCATTCATGACCTCCGTGCCATAGCCCTGACCCCAGAACTCGGGCGAGAGGCATATGGATATGAAGCTCACCCTGTTCGTCATGTAGGGTTTTATGGCGGCAAAGCCTATGGGCTTGTTCGTCTCTCGATGTTCCACGCAAAGGGCAAACCAATTCCCCTGTTTGAAATAGTCCACCAACCCCTCGACCTCGGCCTTAGTGGCCGGGAACACCGGCTCGTGGGGGAAGAGAAAGCCCTCCAAGAGCTCTCTATTGTTGTAGAAATCGGCTATGATCTTGCAGTCTTCCCTTTCGAGCCCTCGCAAAAGCGTGCGCGGCGTGCTGAATGTGTATTCCAAGGCATTACCTCCCATTGTTAATATACTAATCACATGTAACAGGCGGAAATAACTCTATAGCGTCTTCATCCTTGAGCGGCGTCTCGAGCCCTTGGAGGTGTAACATATTTTTGTCGTTTACCGAGAACATCACTCCCTTGGCCAGTCCTTTTCTCTCATCCGTCAATAGTCCCTCGAATTCGGCGTAGTATTATGGATCGATCAGGCGCTTTAACAATTCCTCCGCAACAGTTTCCGATAGTGTAATTTCTACTTCCTTGCGCTGAGTCGCCTTGCGCAGCGTGGCGTAAAGTTTAACTTTCATGACATTGCCCCCTTTTCTTTGCGGGATAGTTGCCTTATATTTACAATTGCTCCGGAGGCCGAACGAAACCCGCCTCGCCATTAAGCAATTATACCTATGGACTGTGCGGCTCTCTTGAGTTAGAGTAATAGTTCAAGCGGCATGATCTGTATTGTGGGAGGTATGTGTGATGGTTTTGCGTAAAAGTATCCTGTTTTTGGTGTTTGCGGCTTGTGCTTTGGCCTTGATCGGAGGTGCGGCTTTCGCTGAAGAAAAGATAGGGGTTCTCGATCCTCAGGAGGTTCTCCTCAATCACCCAAAATTTCAAGACACGCAAAAGCAGATCCAGCAAGTGGTCCAAAGCAAGCAAAATGAAGCCAAGATGGCTATAGATGCTACATCGAACAAGGACGAGCAAGCCAAAATTTACCGCACGAAGCGTCAAGAAGCAGCTGCTGAGGAACAGAAGTTGATGCAGCCGCTATTTAAAGACATAGACTTAGCTATCCGAACCGTTGCCAAAGCGAAGGGCTTGACGATAGTCTTGGATAAGAACCAGGTCTTCTTCGGCGGCATGGACATAACGAACGACGTAATACAGGAGCTCAAGAAGCAGTCTGCCACGAAAAAGTGAGGTACTCGACTTATCCTCTTAACGTCTTGAGGGTACCGAGGTATGCCGCTTTTACGTCAGGGTTAGAAAGCAGGTCTGCTGAAGGGCCGTGCATTACGATGCGGCCGGTTTGTAGCACGTATCCTCTGTGAGATAGCATAAGGGCTTGCCTTGCGTTCTGTTCCACGAGCAGAACGGTAACGCCTTCGCGGTTGATGCGCGCGAGCTCTTTGAAGATCTCCCTGATGAGGATGGGGGCGAGCCCCAACGAAGGCTCGTCCAAGAGCAGCACCCTTGGGCGCGACATTAGAGCCCTTCCTATAGAGAGCATCTGCTGTTCTCCGCCGGAGAGCGTGCCAGCATATTGACCTTTCCTTTCTTTCAGGCGTGGGAAGAGCGTATATACCCACTCCAGGTCTTCTTTGACCTGGAGTTTGTCTTTCCTTGGGAAGGCTCCTATCGTCAAGTTTTCGTCGACCGTCAAGGGGGCGAAGATCTTGCGCCCCTCGGGCACCAAGGATACCCCTTGGGCCACAACCTGATGGCTTTTCTTCGCCAACGGCTTACCCTCTAAGTATATTTCGCCCGATTCCGGACGGACCATCCCCATTACGGCATTGAGGAGCGTGGATTTGCCGGCGCCGTTGGCTCCTATGACACAGGCTATTTCCCCTTCGTAAACCTCCATAGAAATCCCGTGAAGGGCTTTGATGGCGCCGTACCTTACGGAGAGATCTCGTACAGACAGAATGGGCCGCGGCGAGCTGGTCATGTTAAACCTCCTCTCCCAAGTAGGCGGCGAGCACCCCAGGGTGGTTTTGGATCTCTTGCGGAGATCCCTCTGCTATCTTTGCTCCGAAGTTCATGCATACGATGCGAGGACATATCTCCATGACGAGCTCCATATGGTGCTCGATTACCACGATAGTTACGCCCAATTCTGCGGTGATCCTCTTTATCGTGGCATTCAGTCCTTCCACCTCTTCTGCGTTCATACCCGCGGCGGGCTCGTCCAACAGCAGAAGTTCGGGCTCTAATGCGAGCGCTCGCGCTATCTCAACTCTTCTCTGATGACCGTAGGGAAGTGTGCCTGCGGGTTGGTCCGCCCTATCTGCTATGCCCACGAGATCGAGTAGCTCCATGCCGCGCGCTTTTGCCTCTTCTTCGGTCTTCTTCCACCTACCCACATGGCACAGAGCTTCCATGAAAGAGTAGATGCCCTTTCGGTAGGCCGTCATGACGTTTTCCAGGGCCGAAGATCTTGCAAATAACCGCAGGTTCTGAAAGGTGCGAGCTATACCCTTCGGCACTATCTCGTGCGGCTTTAGCGGCGCTATGTCTTCTCCTCGAAAGAGGATCTGCCCGCCTTCTGACGGATAAAGCCCCGTTACGATGTTGAATACGGTGGTCTTTCCAGCGCCGTTAGGCCCTATAAGCCCCACCAATTCGCCTTTTTCTACCGTGAGCGAAAAGCGGTCTACCGCCTTTACACCGCCGAAGGACTTGCTCACATCCACGAGCTCAAGGAGCGCCATCGATGCCACCTCTTTGGTTTTTGGAGCGCAGGGATGCGGTCTTTTTAAAGAGCCCCCATATCTCCCTGGAACCCATGATCCCTTCGGGCCTCAAGACCATGGTTGCCACAAGAACTCCTCCGTATATGAGCATGCGGTATTGCGATATGGGGCGGAACAGTTCGGTCACGAGAGTTATCGCTACAGAAGCCAGAAGCGTGCCGCTGAGCGATCCTAGCCCACCGAAAACTACGACGGAGGTGAGTTCAGTGGATTTCGTCATGTCAAACATCACAGGCTGAATGAACGTCATAAATCCGGCCAACAGCGCGCCGGCAATGCCGCAGTAAAACCCCGATACGGCGAGGCTTAAAACCCTGTAGTGAGCCGTGTTGTACCCTAAGAGCGAGGCCGCGAGGTAGTCGTCGCGACATGCCTTGAAAGCTCTGCCGTAGCGGCTGTTGATGAGGTTTACCATCGCTACGGCCATGACTACGAAGAAGGCCAAGGCCATCGGAAGGGTGGTGAACCCCTCTATTCCCGGATAACCCCTGGCGCCGCGCGTCACCGACTGCCAGTTTTCCAGGATGAGCCTGATCGATTCGACGAGGCCTATGGAGGCGATGGCGTAATAATCTCCCATAAGCTTGAGGGTCGGAATGCCTATCAGGTATGCCACGACCATGGATAGGAGCCCTCCGGCTATGACGGCCAAAAACCAGTGGGCGCCATGCTGGACGGTCAATATACCGGCGGTGTAGGCTCCGAGGGCCATATAAGCCGCATGTCCCAGCGTGAATACCCCGGTGAATCCTGTGAGCAGCGATACGCCCATCGCCGCTATGGCATTTATACACAAAAGTATTATTATTCCACTAAGGTAGCCCAATGTTCTTACCCTCTTAAACCTTTTCCAGCGGCTTTTTCCCGAACAGCCCGGTTGGTTTGACGAGAAGCGTTATGACCAAGAGAGAAAAGACCACCAAATCGCGCAGTTGGCTCGATACGAAACCGGCCGTCAACATCTCTGCGAGGCCCAATATGAGACTCCCTATTACCGCGCCGGGGAGAGATCCGAGTCCGCCGACTACGGCAGCGACGAAGGCCTTTATCGTGATAGCCCCTAACTGCGGATACAGCGTGTAGCGGACGGAGAGGAATATGCCTCCCACGGCGGCCAGCATACCAGCCACGAAAAAGACGATGGATATGAGCATGTTCACGTTTATCCCCATAAGCCCAGCCGTTTTAAGGTCAAAGGCAGCGGCTCTTATGGCGAGCCCCCACTTGCTCTTCGCAATGAAAAACTGAAGCGCGGCGAGGAAGATCACAGCCACGGCGAGGGATAGCAGATCGAAAGCGCTCGTCGTGGTAAGACCGAAGAGGTGAACCGGATCGGTCGGTATCACGGGCGGTAGAGCCCTGAAACGTCCACCCACCACGATGACGAAGATGTTTTCTATGACGATGCTCATGCCCAGCGACGCTATCAGGAGATATAAGGTGATGTTCGTGCGCTCTCTGATCGGCTTGTAAGCTATCCTCTCGGTCAGAACAGCGGAAAGGCCGGCTCCGAGGAGGGAAAGACCGCCGGCGATCCATATGTTGTTTCCCAAACTTCTCAATGCGTAGTAGCAGATATATCCGCCTATGACGAGGAAGCCTCCGTGAGCGAAGTTCGAAAACAAGAGTATTGAATATACCAAGGAATACCCCACAGCTATGAGAGCGTATACGGAACCCAAAGACGCGCCGTTTATAAGCTGCTGGACCAGCGTTTCCAATGGATACCACCTCTATCCTGCATTTTCGTTCAAGAAGGAGGCGGAGTGCACGCTCCGCCTCCTTAAGATTCCACACGCGGCGTCTGAAAGCAATGCAGGTTTTTACTCCGGCCTTACCTTCTTGTAGAATCTCGCTTTCCCGTCTTTACACTCGAGTATCACGGCGTCTTTGTCTTTCGGGTTGTGGTCTGCCGGATCGATCGTGAGCACGGCATGATGGAGTTGAAGTCCTTTTGTGTTTTCAAGGGCATCCCGGATGGCCTTCCTGTCAGCCTTGCCGCCCCTTT encodes:
- the ribF gene encoding riboflavin biosynthesis protein RibF, with product MIACIGAFDGFHKGHQRLFLEAQDMAERIGDSWCAVTFIPHPQRFFKGDSFKLLFSYDERILLAKYLKIPDLVELPFDKIAHMEPEEFLAFLNDDFGIDGIVVGEDFRFGRNRKGNLTMLQEECKTMGWHCSALPHLIIDGEPVSSSRIRELLLEGQSEMAEVLLGYPFMIKSRVTRGKGRGRLLGFPTANLKIPAEKMIPKRGVYCAAARVNRRWWAGALNIGLNPTFEKEDKNMSVEIHLPDLEGELYGHDVAVFLIKRLRDEKAFPSPQALTEQVKKDIEECCRRYEEWASASSVFMKEWAAILEEAPSLG
- a CDS encoding GNAT family N-acetyltransferase, giving the protein MEYTFSTPRTLLRGLEREDCKIIADFYNNRELLEGFLFPHEPVFPATKAEVEGLVDYFKQGNWFALCVEHRETNKPIGFAAIKPYMTNRVSFISICLSPEFWGQGYGTEVMNALLEISFDQFNMRKACLCVCSFNERAIRSYMKVGFEVEGRLKEVVYRNGRYFDLVWMGLTKKG
- a CDS encoding MoaD/ThiS family protein, with translation MMFSVNDKNMLHLQGLETPLKDEDAIELFPPVTCD
- a CDS encoding OmpH family outer membrane protein, with protein sequence MVLRKSILFLVFAACALALIGGAAFAEEKIGVLDPQEVLLNHPKFQDTQKQIQQVVQSKQNEAKMAIDATSNKDEQAKIYRTKRQEAAAEEQKLMQPLFKDIDLAIRTVAKAKGLTIVLDKNQVFFGGMDITNDVIQELKKQSATKK
- a CDS encoding ABC transporter ATP-binding protein, translating into MTSSPRPILSVRDLSVRYGAIKALHGISMEVYEGEIACVIGANGAGKSTLLNAVMGMVRPESGEIYLEGKPLAKKSHQVVAQGVSLVPEGRKIFAPLTVDENLTIGAFPRKDKLQVKEDLEWVYTLFPRLKERKGQYAGTLSGGEQQMLSIGRALMSRPRVLLLDEPSLGLAPILIREIFKELARINREGVTVLLVEQNARQALMLSHRGYVLQTGRIVMHGPSADLLSNPDVKAAYLGTLKTLRG
- a CDS encoding ABC transporter ATP-binding protein; protein product: MALLELVDVSKSFGGVKAVDRFSLTVEKGELVGLIGPNGAGKTTVFNIVTGLYPSEGGQILFRGEDIAPLKPHEIVPKGIARTFQNLRLFARSSALENVMTAYRKGIYSFMEALCHVGRWKKTEEEAKARGMELLDLVGIADRADQPAGTLPYGHQRRVEIARALALEPELLLLDEPAAGMNAEEVEGLNATIKRITAELGVTIVVIEHHMELVMEICPRIVCMNFGAKIAEGSPQEIQNHPGVLAAYLGEEV
- a CDS encoding branched-chain amino acid ABC transporter permease; amino-acid sequence: MGVSLLTGFTGVFTLGHAAYMALGAYTAGILTVQHGAHWFLAVIAGGLLSMVVAYLIGIPTLKLMGDYYAIASIGLVESIRLILENWQSVTRGARGYPGIEGFTTLPMALAFFVVMAVAMVNLINSRYGRAFKACRDDYLAASLLGYNTAHYRVLSLAVSGFYCGIAGALLAGFMTFIQPVMFDMTKSTELTSVVVFGGLGSLSGTLLASVAITLVTELFRPISQYRMLIYGGVLVATMVLRPEGIMGSREIWGLFKKTASLRSKNQRGGIDGAP
- a CDS encoding branched-chain amino acid ABC transporter permease — translated: METLVQQLINGASLGSVYALIAVGYSLVYSILLFSNFAHGGFLVIGGYICYYALRSLGNNIWIAGGLSLLGAGLSAVLTERIAYKPIRERTNITLYLLIASLGMSIVIENIFVIVVGGRFRALPPVIPTDPVHLFGLTTTSAFDLLSLAVAVIFLAALQFFIAKSKWGLAIRAAAFDLKTAGLMGINVNMLISIVFFVAGMLAAVGGIFLSVRYTLYPQLGAITIKAFVAAVVGGLGSLPGAVIGSLILGLAEMLTAGFVSSQLRDLVVFSLLVITLLVKPTGLFGKKPLEKV